Below is a window of Nitrospinota bacterium DNA.
TGCGGGGCGAGCATGGGAGACGGCTATGGCCCTCTGGTAGTGGCTCGAAAGCCTATGGGGCGCGAGGAGCTAGAGGCAGCCACAATCGCCACCCCTGGAGCATGGACATCGGCGTGGCTGGCCCTAAGGCTCTGTCTCGGCCCGGTGGCCACGGTACAGGTTCCCTTCGACCGCATTGGCGAGGCGGTCTCACGAGGCGAGGTGGACGCCGGGGTGCTCATCCACGAGGGCCAGCTATCCTACGCCGACGAGGGGCTAGTGGGCTGCCTCGATTTGGGTGAGTGGTGGAAGGAGTCCACGGGGCTGCCTCTGCCGCTTGGCGGCAACGCCGTCCGGCGCGATGTGGGAGACGACCTAATGCGGCGCCTCGCCCGCCTGGTCCGCGACAGCGTGGCCTGGGGGCTCGATAACCGCAAAGAGGCCCTCGCCTACGCCCTTGGCTATGCCCGGGGCCTGGATGAGGCCGATGCAGACCGCTTCGTCGGCATGTACGTTAACAATTACACGCTCGATTACGGCGACGACGGCCGCGAGGCCGTCCGGCGGCTCCTCGCCGATGGAGCCCAGGCGGGGCTCGTGCCCGAGGTCCCGCTCGCAGACTTCGTGGAGGCTTGAAGGTGGAGGAGCGCTACTGGTGGATAGGGCTCAATTGCGTGCCGGGCGTTGGCAGCATCACCTCTAAAAGGCTCATCGAGGCATTCGGAACCCCAAAACACGTCTTTTCGGCATCTCAAGGTGAGCTTCGGTCCGTAGATGGGGTC
It encodes the following:
- a CDS encoding ABC transporter substrate-binding protein — translated: MPAAERLIRLAHSPDADDAFMFCGLATGAVPADGLAIEHVLEDIETLNQKAREGAYEVTAISIHAYAYVADRYALMACGASMGDGYGPLVVARKPMGREELEAATIATPGAWTSAWLALRLCLGPVATVQVPFDRIGEAVSRGEVDAGVLIHEGQLSYADEGLVGCLDLGEWWKESTGLPLPLGGNAVRRDVGDDLMRRLARLVRDSVAWGLDNRKEALAYALGYARGLDEADADRFVGMYVNNYTLDYGDDGREAVRRLLADGAQAGLVPEVPLADFVEA